The uncultured Eubacteriales bacterium region CCAGCAGGGTGAAGAAGACCGTCAGGTCCACCGCCACGGCCACCATTAGGGCCACATAGGCGGCCACGATCAGAAGCAGGGAGGTGGTGGAGGCGGCCCGGAGGGTGACCTCTTTGCCCCGCTCGTCGGTCTCCTTGATCAGCTCGGCCCGGAGCTTCTTTTCGTCCTTCAGGGTGCGCTTCGTGCCGAAGAGACCGAAGGCGCAGGAAAGGGCCACTCCCGTGCCCACACCGGGGTAAAAGCCCCGGACAAAGTCGGGCATGACCTTCCCCAGAAAATAAGCCCCCGCAATGGTGGCGAGGCCCAGAACGATCAGTACCTCGAACAGGACGCAGCGGCGCTTTAACACGCGCTTATACGCCTCGCCGTCCTCTGCGGCGGTAAAAAGACGCAGTAACATTCAGTCGTCCTCCTCAAAAATAAATAGCTCCTCGATGGTCAGGTCAAAATACCGGCTTAGCTTGCGGGCCAGCAAGAGGGAGGCGTTATAGCGTCCGCCCTCCAGGGAGATGATGGTCTGCCGCGTGACCCCCACAGCGTCGGCCAGCTCCTCCTGGGTGACCCGGCGTGCCTTACGCAGCTCCGCGATTCTGTTGGTCAAAAAACGCGCCTCCTCACATGGATGGGAATATGTTAAGTTAGCTTTACGGTTGAAGTATAGCACGCTTTACATATTTGTCAATACCCACGCTGAAAAAATCGTTCTCCTATTTCCAAACCAGGAAAAAAGAGCTATAATAGCAATATTTGATACGTCTTCTTTTAGAGAGGTGCCGCGTATGGCCGAAAAGCTTGGGATCTACATCCATATACCCTTCTGCCGCAGCAAGTGCGACTACTGCGACTTCTACTCCCTCGCGGGGCGGGAGGACCGGATGGGTGACTATCAAAAGGCGCTGCTGGCCCACCTGAAGGAGACCGCCCCCTTTGCCAAGGAGTACCAGGTGGATACCATCTACTTCGGCGGCGGCACTCCCAGCTTTTATGGCGCGAAACGAATTGCCGAGCTTGTGGCGGCGGTGCGCCGTCTTTTCCATGTGACTAGGGATGTGGAGATCACTATGGAGGCAAACCCCGACAGCGTGGACCAAAGGTCTCTCCTGAAACTCCGGCGGGCAGGGGTCAACCGCCTGTCCTTGGGAGTCCAGTCGGCATGTGAGGAGGAGCTAAGGAGCCTCCACCGGCCCCACACCTTCCAGCAGGCGAAGGCCGCGGTGGCCGCAGCCAAGGGCGCCAAGCTCAAGAACATCTCCCTGGACCTCATCTACGGGCTCCCCGGACAGGATTGCGACTCCTGGCACGCGACGGTGGAGGCCGCTCTTGCCCTGGAGCCGGAGCACCTCTCGTGCTACGGACTCAAGGTGGAGGACGGCACTCCCCTGGCTTGCCGCGTGGCGGCGGGGGAATCCTTGCCCGACGATGATCAGCAGGCCGATTGCTATCTCTGGACCGTGAGCCGCCTGGCCCAGGACGGGTACTACCAGTATGAGATATCTAACTTCGCCCGGGCAGGGTTCCAGTCCCGTCACAATCTCAAGTACTGGCTGGGCAAGCCTTATCTGGGGTTTGGCCCCGGGGCCCATTCCGACTTTGGAGAGCGGCGCTATGCCTTCGGCAGGGACTTGGAGGGTTATATCTCCGGTGTGCTGAGCGGCGGGTCCATCGTCAGTGAGAACGAGCTCATCCCCAAGCGGGAGCGGGGAAGCGAGTATCTCATGCTGCGAATGCGCACCGTCCGTGGTATTGAGGAGTGGGAATACCGGCGGGAGTACTATATGAGCTTTGAGCCCATCGAGCAAAAGCTGATCGAGTTCGAGCGCATGGGTTGGGCCGTGCGGCAGGACCGGCGCTGGCACTTCACGCCCCAAGGCTTTCTGCTCTCCAATCAGCTCATCGGCGTGCTGCTGGAGGCCCAGGAGAAGGCCAGCTTTGTGGAGCTGCTCCGCAAGGCGAAGGAGACGCCAGAAAAAAATGATTGATTGAGGATAAATTTGGATAGAAATATGGAAGGGCTGTAGGGGCTGGAATGGTTTACAGCATACCAATTTTATGTTAACATAATGGCATATAATCCGGGCGGCGCGCGGACACAGGAGGACTTATGAAATATTTGAAAAAACGGGCGGCGGCCCTGGGCCTCGCCCTTACGCTGGCGCTGGCCCCGGTGGCCTCGGCGTCCGAGGCCATGGGCCGTGAGATCCAGAGCGGCACGGTGAATCTGAGTGTGGGTACCAGCCTCACCAAGCAGATTTTCTGGAGTGATACATACTCGGACCTGCGGACCGAGCGGTATTTCGCCTATACGCCCAACCGCAATGTGACCCCCACGGTGGTCTATGGAAATAAGGTGCTGACCAGGGCCACACTGACGACGATGGCCCAAACCCTGGAGAGCGAGGGCCGCCGGGTGGTAGGCGGCGTCAACGGCGACCTCTACGTCCTCGCTACCGGCGCTCCTCTGGGCGTGGTGGTGACCGGAGGAGTGGTCCGCAGCCTGCCCGGCAGCGACAACTTCGGGTATTACGCGGTGGGTTTCCGGAACGACGGTACCGCCTTCGTCGGGCAGCCCAGCCTTACTGCCACCGTCACCTTTAAGGGGTTCACCTTCCCCCTGGGCGGCGGCATCAACAAGATTCGCAATGTCAACACCAACTACGTCCTCTACACCGAGGACTTCGCCTCCACCACACAAAATAGCGAGCCGGGCATCGATGTGATCCTTACCCCCGTGCTGGACGAGCTGGGGGAAGCGACCGCCCTGGACCTGGATGTGAGCGACGGGGATGACACCACCATCTCCGAAATCAAGGCCGACGTGGTTCAGAGTGCCCAGCCCACCGTGGGAGGCCGGGTGACCTACCGGGTGGAGCAGGTTCTCAATTCCACCGGGGCCATCTCCATTCCCGCGGGGAAGGCCGTCCTCTCCATCAACAATAAGAGCGACAGCTACTTTATCGACTACATCAAGCTCCTCCAACCCGGAGACGAGGTGGATCTGGACATCACCACCGGGGAAACCGCCTGGAATGAGGCCGACCAGGCCATGGGCGGGATGTACCGCCTGGTGGTGAACGGGCAAGTGGCCTCCGGCCTCCCCAGCGAGCGCACCGCCTACTCCGCGGTGGGCGTGAAGGCCGACGGCACCACCGTTTTCTACACCATGGACGGCAAGCAGCCCGGGTACAGCGTCGGTTCGACCCTGACCCAGGTAGCCATGCGCCTCATCGAGCTGGGCTGCGTGGACGCT contains the following coding sequences:
- a CDS encoding conserved membrane hypothetical protein (Evidence 4 : Homologs of previously reported genes of unknown function) encodes the protein MLLRLFTAAEDGEAYKRVLKRRCVLFEVLIVLGLATIAGAYFLGKVMPDFVRGFYPGVGTGVALSCAFGLFGTKRTLKDEKKLRAELIKETDERGKEVTLRAASTTSLLLIVAAYVALMVAVAVDLTVFFTLLGTILLFFIIFLSAHAYYNKKL
- a CDS encoding Uncharacterized HTH-type transcriptional regulator AF_1627, yielding MTNRIAELRKARRVTQEELADAVGVTRQTIISLEGGRYNASLLLARKLSRYFDLTIEELFIFEEDD
- a CDS encoding putative oxygen-independent coproporphyrinogen III oxidase (Evidence 3 : Function proposed based on presence of conserved amino acid motif, structural feature or limited homology), producing the protein MAEKLGIYIHIPFCRSKCDYCDFYSLAGREDRMGDYQKALLAHLKETAPFAKEYQVDTIYFGGGTPSFYGAKRIAELVAAVRRLFHVTRDVEITMEANPDSVDQRSLLKLRRAGVNRLSLGVQSACEEELRSLHRPHTFQQAKAAVAAAKGAKLKNISLDLIYGLPGQDCDSWHATVEAALALEPEHLSCYGLKVEDGTPLACRVAAGESLPDDDQQADCYLWTVSRLAQDGYYQYEISNFARAGFQSRHNLKYWLGKPYLGFGPGAHSDFGERRYAFGRDLEGYISGVLSGGSIVSENELIPKRERGSEYLMLRMRTVRGIEEWEYRREYYMSFEPIEQKLIEFERMGWAVRQDRRWHFTPQGFLLSNQLIGVLLEAQEKASFVELLRKAKETPEKND